Within the Miscanthus floridulus cultivar M001 chromosome 17, ASM1932011v1, whole genome shotgun sequence genome, the region ACACCACCACCTGTTCGACTCATTCTTTTTGGTAATGACTTTAATACCGATGGCCATATTTTTGTCCAGCCGCGCGCACACAATCACTCACGCCCGACACCGCACTCATCTCCCTCCCCACGCACCGcggctcctccctccctcccctccgaTGGCAACGGCGGGTTCCGGTAGCGGCTCCTCCACACACGCCCAACGCGGCTCCTCTCCGACGtggctcctccctctctcccctccagCAGAGGCGGCGGGCATCGACAGCGGGCGGCGGCGCCGATGAGGTAGGTgacttcctcctcctcctggatccgTGAGTTAGGATTCTGTCGAGCTCTCCCTCTCATCTTCCCCAACTCTGGCGGCCTTAGAAGTGAAGTGGTTTGGGGAGGAAGGCCGGCCAGGTGGTGGGGAGGTGGGCACGCGGTTTAGGGGCCCTGGCGCCGGAGGAGACGGCCGGACCAGGTTGGGGCGGCagcgccatggccatggcagctGTGGGGGATGGGGCGGGCGGAGCTCCAGCGAAACCCTAGCTCGCCCACAGTGGGGCGATGGGCAACGGGGCGGTGGAAccgcaggaggaagaagatgaacagtACCATGCGGAGGAAGAATAGGATGAACAGGACCacgagaggaagaagagagaagagagagcgtgTGTGCATAGCGGCCGGCTGTGCAACTGGCCTAACACATGGCTGGCCGGGCAATAGCCGTGTCCTTCTTTTTTTCCCTTCATGACTCTGTTCATGCTCCTGCCGCCGCTTTGCTCTAATTGATGCTGCCAAAGATCTCTGCCTCCcagacccttgttgctctgccatCACCTGTCGAAGTATTCGGCTTACTAGTAACCGCGCGTGCATTTGCAATCCCTACTGCTCCTTGCATCTCTGCCAGCGACGTTCATCCAACCGTGGCGCTGCACTGATTTTCCTAGGGTGTTGATTAACCTGTCCTGTGTGCTGAAGTTTCCCTGAAGCACCAGGTGCTGTTGCTTGGTCCTCGATTAGTAATAGGTAAACGACATGGTGCCGGCTAAAGAAAATAGGAGAGGGCAGGGCAACTAAGGGAAAAGCAAGTGAAAGAAAAATTTTAGGAATCCAAGATCCATTCAATCCTTTGCAAATTGTTACCTCTGCTCTGAGTTCGATCCTTTAAGGAGCAATCAGATAAAGAAATTTTGTGCGGAGAAGAGTACGCCAATGGTACATTAAGTTCAGAGTACGTGTAAATTAGATTGACTAGTTCATGAATTTCTAGGAATAATTGGTGTGGAGTTTCAATGGTGcactaaaagaaaagttgtagcctATGTTTTTATCTTTCTAGTAGCTTCTGTTTCACTCGAATTGGATTAACGGATTTGGAGTTATGCCCAAATTAGTGCAGCTGTCTGACTTGATATATTCTCGTAAAGAAATATCTTTTATCTATTTTCGACAAGATTAGAGCCAGAATTGGTCCTGACTTTCTAAACAGtagttctaagaaaaattttctaGATATTTAAGatgtatttgtttgctttagttgGTTGAGCGGATCGAGAGTTATCATCAAAACAGCGGGAAACTAGGAATCCTACGTGATTTTCTCAAGAATATGAGAATTGATTGTTTAGAGTTTGAGTGAGAGTTTTATTTGTGCGAGTTTCATAAAATAGGTTCATCATGGTTGTTACTGAAATAGTTAGATGACACGTGCACATATATGATATCACAAATATTTGTCAACTATTGTTCTGGATTAAATTAAATCTAAAAATCTCTATGTTTCTAACAGCACCAGTGGAGCTCGTCATCCGTGGAAACAGGAAATTAGGCATACACCCTAGTTAGAGTTAGGCAACGATGCAGTGCGATGCCCCATCCTGACCCAATCGAATGCGAGAGGCAGAGGGCAACTAGAGACACAACCATGAGAGAAGAAGGCGTAGCCACCATCTCCtcctgtgccaccgacgatgtccCAAGATTTGTCGTGCAGTGAATCCACGGCCTAGGGTCCACGGGTGCCACAAGCTAGTAGAGAAGGTGGGCATCTGGGACATGTGCGGTGTGCACAGGGTTGGCCTCTAGCCAGCGGAGGAGGCATGATGAGGTCGGGCGCCACAAGCTGGCAGACATGGCGGGTGGGGTCGGAAGCTACAAGCCAACAGAGAAGGCAAGCCCAAGGTAGACCATCGCTGGCTAGCGGAAGCGCACCCAAAGTCGGCCGTTGCAGACCAGCGGAGGAGGGCAGACGATTTTAGGAGGGGTACAGACTACAGATGCAAAGCCGTGCAGATGCACGATCTTGGGAATGATGTGTTAGCGTCGTGATGTATGGTGCTGAGGAGATTAAAAATAACTAGTGCTAAGGTGGAGGAACAAATGCTCAATCGGCTGGAGGTCTTGTGTCAGTGGTGTGTTTGGTGCTACTGGGTAGACGTTGACACTTAGATAGATATTAAATCTCAGTAAGCAACCAGTTCCACCCCCAACGTGCAACTAATGCATCAACACATGCAGAAGCCAGATAATCGTATTGCTTATGAAATATGTTGAACACTGAGCTATCAATTGGAATATATTCAAAAGAAATTTATTAGCACTCAATGCACTTGAAGCATTAAGGATAACAAATTCTGCAGTCTCACATGAGCTAATACAAGTTTTGGTTTTGCAATTAATTATTATTTTGGTAATGACAATACACTAAAAATAAGAACAAAACACAACATCATAAGTGTTGGTGAAATTTTATTGGTATGTAGTGTGCAAGAAGTTTCATTAGTGTACATCCGATTGTCCATCCCCTCCTTAATCCTGAATTGAGGTGGCCTTCCTGTCGTTGAGCTAGTTGTTTTTTTTTTACTGGCAACCTTCTTGCCTCTAATGTTTTCTTATTCAGACTCATTTGCTGAATCTGTGCCACCTGAGGTATCACCGTCTTTTGCTAGCATAAAAAACCATAAATTATGTATCAGAGAATGGATGGGAAAACACAACACATTAAACAATGATAAAATAATCATATTTGTTTAAATAGAACCAGTACATGTGTACTAACTTTTACCATTCAAATCTCACGTATAATTTGTTATTGAACATGCGTGCTACCTAGTTCCATATGTAAACAATCTTTCAATTGAGGCATGCGTTTAAATCAAGAAGGTTGGATGCATCTAATCAACCACACAAGTTTGTATCTTGAGATTGTAGTTCATGCATCTAATCAACAACACAATATTGTATCTTGAGATTGTAGTTCATCACTAAAAGAGGTATTCACAAAATAACCAGGGCTATCTCGTCTGTCCCAATTTGAGTTGGATTCAAACAAAATTCCACATGAGAAGATTTAAGAGGAGGTGAAAAATGAACTTAGTGGTGCACATCAATATTAACTAGTActgtgtgctatgcatgctaagGATTATGGGCATATGGTCTGGTTAATCATCTAACTACCAATACTCTTGAAACTTTTATTTGTAAAGTTAATTCTTTGCTTACTTACCTGGTGCTTGTAAATTGAGTAAAAGTCAGAATACAAGCCAAATAATTAAAGGCCAAAGTATAATGTTGCCTATTTTATCTCAAACTAAGCACATCCGATTTAAAGCTTCcatgtaagatatgatatttaagtATCTATTGTTGCGTAGAAAATTTGCAAACAATCCCTGAGAGTTTTCATAAAATTTTGTGATAGCACATATACCATCATTCCCAATGCACAAAAAGAAATGAGAAGACCGTTAGAAGCTACAATGCAAAATTTAAGTAGCAAAAAACAAAATATAAACTCTTGATGACCAACCCCATACTATCTTTGATGTCATTTAAGTATTTGCAAATTTTTAGAACATAAATAAAGTAATAAAAACTCAAGCAGGTGTGCACACAACTGTACAAAATTTATGATAATAACAACAAATGTAGGAACTTACAGTCATCTATATTTAGATCCTGTTCTATTTTCGATGCTCGCCTAGACCGAGATGATCTTGTGGTCTCCTGATAAGGCTTCTCATTTACTATTAATCTATTACGTAAACTTTCATGCTGCCATAGAAAAGAAAATTAATCAATTATATACTAGAATTACCTCTGTAGTTTTCCACTGCTACTCTTTATAGTCATTAGATTTGATTTTGTGCACTATGATATATATGCTCTTTGATATATACTATTGACTACTAGAATTTTTATTACAAGATACCTAAAGTGCTGGAAGCGTACAATATATGTTTTTGAAAACTAAATAGTTTAAAGTTATATTAttctactaggtagcgtgcccatgcgttgctacgggataactaacaatttatactaaaaacacacggatcacacgataagattgggttgctacgggataactaacaatttatactaaaaacacacagatcgcatgataagataacaatactgttaaattaaatatcaacgttaaagtgacatttaatccaaaaagcaaagtttatgaatttaacacagtcacggagtgcacggcgtcgcaggctcacaaactctagagcttccagagattgggtcgaatccaacctagagcctcagaaccctgcatcttttcctaGACGGGCTTCACTTtggatgcgccggtagcaatatcaacgatctccagtcgatggaccaagtcgtatggatccccatacaatggctcagacatgtagattttgttctccttgtacttggatacacttgttccactgaagctttcattgaaatgtttagacacgaacagtgtctgatcaccgatgtccctcaccctggaccactctGGCGTACGatcgtggaggttgcacttgtagatcgcgctgctgtaggtgaagctctgtgtctcgtggaacatgctcaccatggcacccacaatgtgcagctcaccgtttgattctaggtagctgcggcggcagagccccgcaggtggcgacagcgatggcagcagcgtcgcggttggagtagcgccggcagcgttgctgctgcagacggagatttctccagtgcagtcgatcgccaagaacttgtcttggcagtggacaatggaccccacggagaactccagtttggtgtcgagcagcgtccatgcgttgtcgactccaacccggcataacgcgacctccgtggagcacccaagcatggccatggccacgcactcatggccggcagcatcaggcggcgccgagagcatgatctcacggaagaacacgtccctcacgtcttctagcttgatggctctgcctgcggcatccgcgtccccgtagccgttggtgggatggaggacccactgGCCATGGACCCTAGACACGTGTTCCGATGAGGACGCCGCCGCGACGTGTTCGCTTGCTGGCGGGAGCTCAACACGGGGGGCACAGGCAccggcgaatggattcagcagcatcacggacgccgcctcgtccatgagcgccagccacccacatGAGGAGCCGCATGCCACCTTGCCACGCACGTCGGGCAGCATCTTagacaagaccttcttctctgggacgcagtagaagccgacgcggtctgagtcggggtcgaacgggagcagcaAGAGCAGCCCGAAGGTCGCGAACGGGacggcggcgcgccatggggagcaagcggatcgaaAGGACGCCGCATCGTGGCCTGACATGAGACGttgcccgatggactcgaggagatcctctggtaggccggatctccagtcagggagaggtagggaccttctcttgggattgggaggctgagccatagaagacagatgacatcaactatggttcacgcaagaaacagcaagcgagggcgatggaacacgtgagcgtgaaaccaaatgaaaggagaaaaaagttgtcccttttgcaaatgcaaagaggggaagtaattaaatgtaggcagatttgacacggttctcagaaatgcaaagaggttccttttgtcttaattctctttccttctgtgttaattctctttccttttgctcgttgccatgtatgctggtgcatgcaaacatgcaatgtgtatatggatagcacaataattttctactttctattttgccgtgattcctctatcacatgataggcaatattcaatcaaggagaatggcacgatcaattagtaattaagatgtcgtgggatcgtaggcatgggcagacggacgaaccaaaacaaatgtcgcaccaaaaaatgtccacactttgttctttttagttgtaggagaataTTGGAAAGTTTAGAAGCAAACTTGTCGAGAAGGTAAACTTTTTGTGGGTAGAGGGAGTATAAGAAATCTTGTCCCCAATTGCCAAAAAACAAAGACCATAAATAAAATTACCGCTACAAAACGTTAAGTGAAACTTGATTTCCATAACATTGTTGACCCATAAATAATTGTTTCCTAGTTACTCATTGCTGATGGTAATGGTAAAACACACTAGGTAACAAGTGACAGAAAGAAATGCAAATACGAAACCATTTGGAAGTTAGGAAAGACAATTCTGGATGAATCAAGTGGCAAGGGAACAAAATTCACTACCTTTGTTTTGGATGATAATGTCCAAAATGCAAGCAACTAGGAAAAAGTATATCATGCAGATTTTCACTAGATAAACAAAAAACCAAGAGAACAATTACCATATCTGTGGATATTTCAAAAGAGTACAGATCGTGAACACTTGTCCTTTGAATAATTGCATGCTTGGATACCGTTCCAGTTTCTAGGAAGGATAATGCAGATTTCAGTGTGCGGAATATGTAGGAACTAGCAGGATCCGTGTAATACTGCATGATAAGACAAAATAATGATTCCTAAATCAAGTAATGTTCATTCATTCAATGGTAAAAATCATGACTCATGAGCCATATTATTTACCGGATCTCTCCTGATCAATCCTTCCTTTGTTTTTCTATATACTATTTCTTTTACCCAACCTTCAGGCAATCCACTTGGCCGAAACTCCACTTTTGCAAGTATCTACAAATATGCCAAAAGAATAAATagaaaagacatcaaacactgaAAAAAGATGTAATGTGTTATTTGAGTTGAACAAGTTCTAGCAAGAGACACACATTGTCTTCAGAACTTGTGTCACATTGTCCATTGGTGTCGCACCCAGATACCTTTGCCTCATTGATATAGAGTAGTGCATCTTGCTTTGATAGCAATCGCACACCAGTGATTGAGTGGACATAAAACTACAATGAAACCGTAAGGACTATCAGTAGTAGCCATCAATGTATACTAAAATCATTAGTACACAACATTGTTTGCACTTAATGCTCCATTTCAAAATTAATTCAATTACTTCTAAGACCTGAAGATAACATATACATTACTTTATTTATAATAAGTTTCTTGGATCAAAGCTGGACAATTGATAGGATATACGTAATAAATAAGTTTCCTAAATAAAAACAATAGTTAAGTTTATAAGAATATAAAAATGCAATGATCTCATACAGTGATATTCCTTACAGACCTCCACTCTAGTTTGCTCCTCACTGGGGTGCAATTACGTACTCAAAATCTAGCTATTCCATATCATCCTCTTCTATAATTCAAATATGTTCAATGTATTCGTTTATTATTTGGAAAATCTAGTATCTACTGAGTTTATTGTTTGAATGTGACAATTTGCATACAAA harbors:
- the LOC136514818 gene encoding uncharacterized protein, yielding MGDKPITMISDEEAKEPTTLDEEEDIEALAEPPDWLPDGWIMEVYRTEDGTIIRYYTSPISNYTFTTKSEVLEYLFSGIDERMLESKERGAENTLQRQHEWLPKGWVMEIRAGGEKTDKMYKFYVHSITGVRLLSKQDALLYINEAKVSGCDTNGQCDTSSEDNILAKVEFRPSGLPEGWVKEIVYRKTKEGLIRRDPYYTDPASSYIFRTLKSALSFLETGTVSKHAIIQRTSVHDLYSFEISTDMHESLRNRLIVNEKPYQETTRSSRSRRASKIEQDLNIDDSKDGDTSGGTDSANESE